One window of the Caldisericaceae bacterium genome contains the following:
- the asnS gene encoding asparagine--tRNA ligase, giving the protein MYINEAKDNVNKFVEVKGWVYNMRESGKVIFVLVRDGSGIMQSVISKNDVDEKVFEDAKKLTQESSIIVRGIVREDKRAPFGYELLVKELEILRLTENYPITPKEHGVGFLMEHRHLWLRSKRQWAILRIRHRIEKSLRDFFDSRGFTLIDAPILTPAACEGTTTLFETNYFNEKAYLSQSGQLYMEAAAMAFGKVYCFGPTFRAEKSKTRRHLMEFWMLEPEVAFLTFEENLKLQEEMIYYVVQEVLNNCKIELDIIERDTKMLEKVVPPFPRINYRDAIELLNKKGFNIKYGDDFGGDEETALANEFEKPVFVHHFPKEIKAFYMQPDPEDPGTVLAADLLAPEGYGEIIGGSQRIHDYDLLLQRMNENNLPIENYQWYLDLRRYGSVP; this is encoded by the coding sequence TGAGGTAAAAGGTTGGGTTTACAATATGCGAGAAAGTGGAAAAGTAATTTTTGTTTTGGTAAGGGATGGCAGTGGAATAATGCAAAGTGTAATATCTAAAAACGATGTAGATGAAAAAGTCTTTGAAGATGCAAAAAAATTAACTCAAGAGTCTTCAATTATTGTAAGGGGAATTGTGCGTGAAGATAAAAGAGCTCCATTTGGCTACGAGTTATTAGTTAAAGAGCTTGAAATACTACGACTAACTGAAAACTACCCAATTACTCCTAAAGAGCACGGAGTAGGTTTCTTGATGGAACATAGACACCTTTGGTTACGTTCAAAAAGACAGTGGGCAATTTTAAGAATTAGACACAGAATTGAAAAATCATTAAGAGATTTTTTTGACTCAAGAGGCTTTACACTCATAGATGCACCTATTCTAACACCCGCTGCATGTGAAGGAACAACAACACTTTTTGAGACGAATTATTTTAATGAAAAAGCGTATCTTTCACAAAGTGGCCAACTATACATGGAAGCAGCAGCAATGGCATTTGGAAAAGTATATTGTTTTGGCCCAACCTTTAGAGCCGAAAAGTCTAAAACAAGAAGACACCTTATGGAATTTTGGATGCTTGAGCCCGAAGTTGCTTTTCTTACGTTTGAAGAGAACTTAAAACTCCAAGAAGAAATGATTTACTATGTAGTGCAAGAAGTTCTTAATAACTGTAAAATTGAATTAGATATAATTGAAAGAGACACAAAAATGCTTGAAAAAGTAGTGCCACCTTTCCCGAGAATCAACTACCGTGATGCAATTGAACTTTTAAATAAAAAAGGCTTCAATATAAAATACGGTGATGATTTTGGAGGAGATGAAGAGACTGCACTTGCAAATGAATTTGAAAAACCAGTTTTTGTGCACCATTTTCCAAAGGAAATAAAAGCATTTTACATGCAACCTGATCCGGAAGATCCAGGCACAGTGCTTGCAGCAGATTTACTTGCACCAGAAGGTTATGGCGAAATTATCGGGGGAAGTCAAAGGATACATGATTATGATTTACTTTTACAGCGAATGAATGAAAATAACCTTCCAATTGAAAATTACCAGTGGTATCTTGACTTAAGAAGGTATGGATCAGTTCC